The genomic stretch TCTAATGGCTTCTTTGCTAGGGTACAGATTGCAATTTCGTCAAAGCAAATAAACAATTAAACCGAGGGGTCCCCAATGAGAAAGcaattatttatttgatttactAATCAGTTGCTTCGATTACCTTGAGTTGTTAATCCGAGGGCCGGAAACCCTAGGAGCCGCAGATCGGAAGGCCTGGCCGCCAACTCTGCCGCCGGACTTCGCAGCCGCCGCCGGATCCACACTACCAAGAGCCAGCATCCCAGCTGCCAATGTGACCATCGCCAGTTTGGCCAATCTCGCCTCACTTTTCCCACTGCCCAATAAGTAGAAAAAGGTAGAGTAACATTCACAACCAATCTGGAAAACAACGACGAGGACGAACCATAAAATCTGTCACTAAAAACGAACCTTGATGAGACATCGTCGACGGAGCACCTGCAGGCCACCAGAGGCGCCCTGTGTAGCGCCTTCTTGTGCTTGGGGAAGGGCGAAAGAGGGCTTCCGGTGAGGAAAGAACGCGTCGAGGAGATCAAAGCCATGCTGCTTATTATCGCTTGCTTCGCTTGGGGGCTCTGTATGCTACACTGATAACGCAAGAGGCTTTGTTATCATTGTAAAGATGGAGAAGCAGCCACTTGGCACAAGCGCAGTGGCTACTAGAAGTTTCATGAGGCAGGATTCTCCATTATTCTAACCCTTCATATTTTTTGTGAGCACAAATAATACTTCCTTGGAAATATCTAAAATTTTAGCTGAATACAACAAAATTCTCCTCCTCTTTTGTTGTTAGGAACAAAAGATTGACTTGCTTTTTCTTCACTGTTGGATCATTTTAAAAGTGATTGTCATTGCTTCTTGAGATGGGTTTGTTTATTACAGGGAAAGAGAGCTGCTTCATATGAAATGTTCCACACAAGCTTAACAATTCCAGTGCACATTTAAGAATATAAGAGCCACTAAAGAGGAAATCTGGATTTATTACAGGGAAAAGTCTGTTTTCACGAAAGATTGGCAAATGATTTCAGCCAGTTTTATGTTCTGGAAAGGCAGATGATTTGCAGACAGGGCACCAGTTCTTCTGCCGAAGCCATTGCTCGATGCATGCAGCATGGTAGCGGTGGTCGCATGGCAACTCGCCTACTTCATCTTCGCCGACATACTCTTCCTGAATGGAAAATAACAAATCGTCATCAATGGAAACAAAACAAGTACTGATGCAAATGAGTTTGGTGTAGAGAATTGTGAATGGACTTTGACTCGCAACATAGAAAATATTAACTCTAACAACA from Zingiber officinale cultivar Zhangliang chromosome 5B, Zo_v1.1, whole genome shotgun sequence encodes the following:
- the LOC121985553 gene encoding uncharacterized protein LOC121985553 is translated as MALISSTRSFLTGSPLSPFPKHKKALHRAPLVACRCSVDDVSSSGKSEARLAKLAMVTLAAGMLALGSVDPAAAAKSGGRVGGQAFRSAAPRVSGPRINNSRTNIYVNPPIAPPLFGGYGYGAPFYGGWGWSPFTFFAPGPGIAVGVGGGFDVFVTFLVLGAIATVIRRVFGSKDYEDDDY